ATCACAGCTCATCAAAAGAGTTTTCAACCTCAACTTGTTCGGTCCTCCACGGAGTGTTACCTCCGCTTCAACCTGGCCATGATTAGATCACCGGGTTTCGGGTCTATGCCTGCATACTAAATCGCCCTATTCAGACTCGCTTTCGCTACGGCTCCACCTTCAACGGCTTAACCTCGCATGCAAACATAACTCGCTGACTCATTATGCAAAAGGTACGCTATCGCCCATATAAAGGGCTCTAACTGCTTGTAGACTTACGGTTTCAGGTTCTATTTCACTCCCCTCTCGGGGTTCTTTTCACCTTTCCCTCACGGTACTTGTCCTCTATCGGTCACTAAGGAATATTTAGCCTTACGAGGTGGTCCTCGCAGATTCCCACGGAATTTCACGTGTTCCGTGGTACTCGGGATGCCACTAGGGCTCTTGAAGTTTTCGATTACGGGGCTATCACCCTGTTTCGCCAGACTTTCCAGACTGTTAATCTAACTTCTTAAGTCCCACATTGTGGTCCCACGACCCCTCAATCAAATAAATGATTAAGGTTTAGGCTGTTACCCGTTCGCTCGCCACTACTAGGGTAATCTCGGATTTGATTTCTCTTCCTGAGGGTACTGAGATGTTTCACTTCCCCTCGTTCGCTTCAAACACCTATGAATTCAGTGAGTGATACCATAAATGGTGGGTTTCCCCATTCGGAAATCTCCGGATCAAAGTGTGTGTGCCACTCCCCGAAGCTTATCGCAGCTTACCACGTCCTTCATCGCTTCTTAGTGCCAAGGCATCCACCGTAAGCCCTTTGTAGCTTAAAAAAATGGAACTAACCTCGCTAAAAATCAATTAAATCAATCTATTCAGTTGTCAAAGAACGAAAATCGTTCGAAGCAAATTCTCTCTCGCGCATCCCTTACAAATCTACTCCGACGGAGTCGGAGTGAATCGGCAACTTAGGCCATGGATCGTTTACCGATCACACTTCTGCGACTAAGTTGGTGGGCCTGGGATGACTTGAACATCCGACCCCACGCTTATCAAGCGTGTGCTCTAACCAACTGAGCTACAGGCCCGTGTGGGATTTTCGAGTGAGAAATCACTCTTTCAAAACTAAATAGCTAGATGAGATTTTTGGGACTCACCCACTCGGGAAGAGTGAGTTGACCTAAGATTGGGTCATTTTAACTTATTAAGAACAAGTCTTAATGAAGATTGACCGGATAATCCTTAGAAAGGAGGTGATCCAGCCGCAGGTTCCCCTACGGCTACCTTGTTACGACTTCACCCCAATCATCGACCATACCTTGGGCGCCTGCCTCCTTGCGGTTAGCGCAGCGACTTCTGGTACAGCCGACTTTCATGGTGTGACGGGCGGTGTGTACAAGGCCCGGGAACGTATTCACCGCGGCATTCTGATCCGCGATTACTAGCGATTCCAACTTCATGATCTCGAGTTGCAGAGATCAATCTGAACTTAGATGGCTTTTAAGCGATTTGCTCTACCTTGCGGCTTAGCTTCGCTCTGTGACCACCATTGTAGCACGTGTGTAGCCCTAGGCATAAGGGCCATGAGGACTTGACGTCATCCCCACCTTCCTCCGGTTTAACACCGGCAGTCCATCTAGAGTGCCCAACTGAATGCTGGCAACTAAATGCAGGGGTTGCGCTCGTTGCGGGACTTAACCCAACATCTCACGACACGAGCTGACGACAGCCATGCAGCACCTGTGTACCGACCCTTGCGGGCGACGGCATTTCTGCCAGTCTTCCAGTACATGTCAAGCCTAGGTAAGGTTCTTCGCGTTGCATCGAATTAAACCACATGCTCCACCGCTTGTGCGGGCCCCCGTCAATTTCTTTGAGTTTTAATCTTGCGACCGTACTCCCCAGGCGGGATACTTAACGCGTTAGCTTCGTCACTGAAGGGGTCAATACCTCCAACAACAAGTATCCATCGTTTATGGTGCGGACTACCAGGGTATCTAATCCTGTTTGATCCCCGCACTTTCGGGTCTGAGTGTCAGTGTCTGGCCAGATAGCCGCCTTCGCCACCGGTATTCCTGTTGATATCTACGTATTTCACCACTACACCAACAATTCTACTATCCTCTCCAGCACTCAAGCTACGCAGTATCAGATGCACTTCTAGGGTTGAGCCCTAGGCTTTCACACCTGACTTACATAGCCACCTACACCCGCTTTACGCCCAATGATTCCGAACAACGCTAGGATCCCTCGTCTTACCGCGGCTGCTGGCACGAAGTTAGCCGATCCTTTCTTACAGGGTACATTCATTGTGTTATTCCCCTGCGACAGAGCTTTACGACCCGAAGGCCTTCATCACTCACGCGGCGTCGCTGCATCAGAGTTTCCTCCATTGTGCAATATTCCCTACTGCTGCCTCCCGTAGGAGTCTGGACCGTGTCTCAGTTCCAGTGTGACTGATCATCCTCTCAGACCAGTTAAAGATCGTCGCCTTGGTGAGCCATTACCTCACCAACTAGCTAATCTTACGCGGACTCATCTTGAAGCGAAAAACCTTTGACCCCTTGAACCTCAGTTCTTGTGGTCTTATGCGGTATTAGCTAATCTTTCGACTAGTTATCCCCCTCTTCAAGGCAGATTATCCACGCGTTACTCACCCGTGCGCCACTAGTACTCACCCGAAAGCTTTCCCCGTTCGACTTGCATGTATTAGGCACGCCGCCAGCGTTTGTTCTGAGCCAGAATCAAACTCTCCAGTTATAATTCTGTTCTCTAAGCAAACAACTAGCTTACGCTGTGTTTGTTCGAATATATTTTTTGAAATTGTGAATGATAATTACTCATCATTCAAAGAGCCCAAAAATCTATCATATCTAGCTATTCAGTTTTCAAAGAGCGAATTTTTCAATTCAATTTCGCTTTCTATTCAAAAGCGCGAGGTAACAATCTTATCGATTTTTTTGTCCTCGTCAACGTTCTTTTTTTTATTTTTTCGTCATTCGACAAAAGTCTAAAAAAGTTTGGTGGAGGCAACAGGGATCGAACCTGCGACCTTCTGAATGCAAATCAGATGCTCTCCCAGCTGAGCTATGCCCCCGAACGAAGTGGAGCTGTTTTCTCGTAACGGCCCAAAAAGGTCAATAGCTTTTTTTCGAAAATTTAATTAGTTCGTTGAAGTTGCCTAAGACATAAACCGAGGCTTGCGCCTCGGTTTACAAAAATCTTATTTAAGTTGCTGTATTTACTTAATTTTAAGCGCTGGCGTTAAATTTTGACGCCAAAAGTCTATTCAACCACTTTCTTTCAAAGCTTAGGTCAAACCCTACTTTTTCTCCGCCAGAAACGATGGCCATATACACTTTTTTAAGGATTTCGGTCTCTTGATCGCCGCCCGCATCTGAACCTAATGATTCTTCAATAGCTTCAAATACGCTTACTAGATCTGGAGTCGTAACTACTTTTGGGATTCGAGCCATGTCTAACCCCAAAGTCTCTAGAGGTTTGAAGCCTACAAGGTTCTCTGTCAAAAGCACCTTTGTGCCATTCTTGAAGTTAACTTGAATGAAGGGCTTACCCTCTGAGTCTGCACGATGAAGGATCTCACTGAGATCCTGAGTGATGAAGGAAAACACCTTACCATCTAGGTCTTGCGAAATCTGAACTCGACCTGACTCGCTGATCTTCGCACGAAGACCTTTCGAGGCATCGACAAAATTCAAGATGTGATCTAATTCAGCATGTGTCGATTTCGTTTTACTGCTCAAAATACCCTCCCCTAATAATAGGGCTTTCCTCTTTACATTCTAGGTATCGACAATTCATTCGCGGACTTAACGACAAAACAAAAAAAGGTAATAAACAGGTCGGATAGCCTGTAGCAAATTGAGCATTCTGTGTGGACAGTGTTTCAAGGCGAGATTCATAGGCGGCGTGACTTGTACTTGCCGTTTCGATTTGAGATAACATTATTCGAAAGAGGGCCCTCCCTATGATGATCACGCGTTGGCAAGCACCAATAGTTCCGACAAAACAACAGGTTCAAATGATTCTTGAGTCTGAAGGATTAGAACCTTACGAAGAGGTTTACGAACCTTCCATTAAGATTCAAGATCATCGCCATCCCTTTGCTGAAGTCAGAGTGGTTGTATCTGGAGAAATGATTTTTAATATCTCTGGAAATCAATTTGTTTTACGTCCTGGCGACAGAGTGGAAATTCCTGCTAACACTAAGCACTCTCATATGGCTCAGGGAAATCAAAACTGCATTTGCGTTTGCGCTCATCGTGCGATCTAAAAAAAATGCCTTCAGTTCTTGAAGGCATTTCTGATCACTTATTTTTCATCCAGCTTAAATAGTCCTTGATGTTCTTTTCGAAGCCCCGGTTTGTCGGCTCGTAAAGTTGTGCGCCTTGAATTTCTTCAGGGAGATACCCTTGTTCTACCCAGCCTGTGGGATAATTGTGGGGATATCGATAGTCTTTCCCGTAACCAAGTTCCTTTGAAAGTGCGGTTTTTGAAGAGCGCAGGTGTAACGGAACTGGTAAGGTTCTAGTTTTCTCAACCAGTTCACGGGCTTTATTTAAAGACATATAAGAAGCATTGGATTTTGGGCACGAAGCTAGGTAAGTCGTCACTTGTGCTAAAGTTATAGCGCCTTCTGGAAGACCGATGGCTTCTACGGCCTGCAAGCCTGAAGTGGCTACCGTAATACCTCGGGGATCTGCATTCCCGATATCTTCTGATGCCAGAATGATAAGCCTTCTAGCGATAAAGATAGGATCTTCCCCGCCGTCGAGCATTCTTGCTAGATAATAAACGGCTGCATCTGGGTCGCTTCCGCGCACACTTTTAATGAAGGCAGAAATGAGATCATAGTGCATCTCGGAGCTTTTATCGTAGCCCAGGGGATTTTGCTGGAGCAGCTCGCGCATTTCATTGCGATCAAGTCTTTCGCCTTCTTCGGCGTCTTTTGTGTAGGTGTAGATGATCTCAAGGCTATTAATAAGCCTGCGTGCATCCCCGTCTGAGTATTCTAAAAGATTATCGATCGCTTCTTTTGTAAGGACCGATTCAAGGGGCTTTTTATAGTGGTTTTCGGCGCGTATGACGATCTTACTGAGATCTTCTTCAGACAGACGCTCGAAAATCACAACGCGACAGCGGCTTAAAAGAGCTCGATTCAATTCGTAGCTTGGATTTTCAGTAGTAGCACCAACTAGAACAAGATCGCCTTTTTCAACAAAAGGCAGAAGAACGTCTTGTTGAGCTTTATTAAAGCGATGAATTTCATCCACAAAAAGCACAGTCTTTTGTTGGAACTGAAGACGACGGTCTTTACCCGCCTCCCCTACTTCACGAAGAACCTTGGCACCCGCTTCGACAGCGTTGATGTTTTCGAAATGCGCATTGAAGTGCTGGGAAAGTGCAAGGGCGAAGGTCGTTTTACCCGTACCTGGAGGCCCCCAGATAATCAAGCTAGGAAGATATCCCTTACGAAGCATCTGCCCTAACTTTGAATGAGCCCCCAGTGTCTTTTCCTGCCCAATGATTTCATCCAGATTTTTCGGACGAAGAATCTCTGAAAGCGGAGAAGAACTTAAAGCAGCATTAGAGGCAGAAAATAAATCCATGCATAGGTAATAAACCAACCCCGACGGGTTTGGCATCACAGATTTAGTAAATCAAAGAACCAACATATTAAAAGAAAGGAAGAAGGCACTAATCTTAATTAACGTACGACTAAAAGTTCAGGTCCCCGCTGAAAGAACCCAGCCCCCAACACTATTTGACGCGCCATGGACCGAAAAAAGAAGCAGGCACCTTTTAAATCTATCCGGATTATTGTCCCATTTTTTCCGAAGGGCGGCGCTAAGAAGTGAAGAGTCCGACAAAAATGCCAGGAGGGCATTTTTGCGCGCAAGCCCCGCAGGGGTTTCGGGCAGGAGCCCGAAACACAACGCAGTCGATTGGGCCCTTTTCATCAGCCGTAAGTTAGTAGCTTTGGATGGTGATTGGTGTTTGAATCCGCACCGGAGTTTCTTCAAGAGAAGTAGGATCACGCTCTAACCCGAAGACTTCCATTGTTCCGCTTGCGGTGAACTGAGTATCAGCCTGAATACCGCCGCAATAAAGAGGACAGTCGGTGGCATCTGTAGCAGTGCCTGCTGCAATGGCCGCTTCCTTCGTAGAACTTGCAAACCATGTACTTTTTAGTGCTGCTAAAGCGTCACCGCCCACTTCACAAGTTACTGGAGTAGAGCTGCCAGGAATCGGGATGCTGATGCGAAGGAACGCAATAATTAAAATCTTACTAGCATCTTTTCGGGAAAACGTAATTGTCGGAACTTTGAAGTAGCTCGGGGAAATGTCGGCTGTGGGAGCGTCACCGCCCGCGTTTTGAACTGCTAGACAGCTAATGGCTGTCGCCGGAATCAGTGGAAGTGACGACGAACTGATCGCCACCTCTACGTTTTGGTCTTCGGTTGAACAACTGGCAAGAAATAAACTTGCCACAAGAACGCACAATATTTTTTTCATGTCCGCTCCTTTTAGAAGTCTTGAGTGTTAGGTGCCGCAGTTACCCCCGTATCTAACTGTCCCACGATTCTTGGGGTCAGGAAGATAAGAAGTTCAGACTTTTCTTTCGAGATATTTTTTGTCTTGAACAAATAACTCACGAAAGGAAGTTCACGGAACCATGGCACACCCGTTTCACCGTCTGTCGCATCACTTTGATAGATACCGCCGATGACTGCTGTTTGACCGTTCTTAACTAGCACGCGGGTATTGGCTTCCCGGCTATTCACCGCAAAAGCGCCTTGTCCCGCACTGCTGACGTCTGCACCTCTAAACTGTCTGTTTACAAGTACTTTCATTATAACAGAACCGTCTGCCGTCACTTGAGGTGTAACCTCTAATCTTAAAGTTAACGGTTTAAACTGGAACGTCTCTTGAGTCGCTGTCCCGTTTTGAGTCACCTGACGAACTGGCACCTCAGTCGTTTGATTAATGTCGGCTCTTTCGTTGGTCATTGTCATGATTCTTGGAGCCGAGATGATTTTAACCTGCTCTTCGCTTTCTGATAATGAAAGTGCTGCCTGTAAAGTACCGAATACATCCAGAGTTCCCACTGCCAAGTTGAAATTCAAATTTCCTGGAGTGTTCGCGCCTGGATTGACGTTAAAGCTTGGATTCATGTTCACCGGGCCACGCGCTGTTGAGCCCAGTTTGATTGGTGAGCCGGAAGCGCCCCAGTTCACACCGATATTTCTAGTGAAGCTTTCTTTTGCTTCTACGATTTTACCTTCGATTAAAACTTGCGGAGGTTGCGTATCCAAACTTGCGATAAGTTTAGCTGCGCGCTCTAAGTTTTCTTCGATGTCAGTAACTACCAAGGCGTTGGTACGAGCGTCACCGACGACTCTGCCGCGATCACCTAAGAAATCTTTGATTTTCTTTTCAAGCTCTTCAACACGGGCATAGCTTACTGGGAACATACGAACTTTAAGAGGTTCAATGTTCTTTCTTGCTTGAGCCATTTTAGTCGCGTCATCTTCTTCCGCTCTTAAGTCAGTTTGTGGCGCGATTCTTAGAACGTTACCTTGGCGAGTGTATCCAAGCTTTTTCGCTTTCATGATCACAACCAAAGCTTGGTCCCAAGGAACTTGGCGCAGCTTTAAGCTGACAGCGCCTTTAACATCTTCAGAGATCACCATGTTGACGCCGCTTTCTTCAGTGATGAAGTTTAAGGCGTCGCGGATATCCATATTGTTGGTTTCTAAAGAGATCTTCTTACCATAGAACTTGTTGTTGCCAGCAAGGAACTCTGTCAGATTTTGGCTTGGTAAAATTTGGCTTTCACCGTCAACTTCGGCACCTTGAACTGCTTGCGGTTCTTGCGAAGCCACATCAGAAGAAGATCCGCCACTTGCAACCACTAACAGACTGTTGCCTTCTGTTTGTACTGCGGGCTCGCCCACGCCTTCACGAAGCTGAATCACGAAGCGCGCGGTGTTTGAACCTGGATTTTGATAGGCATCAATCGCACCCACACTGCCTTTGATATCACGAGTGTTAAGGGAACGTTTTAAACGATCTGGAAGAATCGCATTGTTCACTTCAATAATATATTGGCGCAATTCAGGATTAGTTCTTGTCGTATAAGATAGCGGCTTATCAGCTTGAACGATAATGGTGCCACCAGACTCATTGGCTTTAAACTGCAAATCAGTGATGTTTGCAGGGGCGCCCGTCGGCGCTGCAACTTGCGGCGAAGTTTCTTGCACAGGACTTGGAATAGTTTCTGTTTGCACAGGCTCAGCTGGTGGAGTTGGCTCATTGTCAGCAATTCCACTATCGGCAAACGGGTCTTCCGTTGGTGCTGCCTCTTGTGTTGGTTCTGGTGGAGGAGGTTCCGCCGCCGCTTGTTCTGTTGGTGGAGGAACATCTGCAGGTTGTTCTACTCCGGCTTGGTTTACTTCTTCTTCAACAGCAAGGTCTTGATCACCCTGTGCTTGCTGAGGTTCAGCGGGAGCTTGTTCAGTCTGAGCTTGTTTATCAACATCTGATTCTTCAAAATCAGAAAAATCTTCGCTGCCCTCGCTGGTTTCGCTGTCTGCCGCAGCAACCTCTTCAGTGGACTCAGCACCATCTAAAGACAAATCGTCTTCAACCGGGCGGCTGGCGCATGAGGTGAGTGATGCAATCATTGCACTAAGGATTACTAGTCTAATGAATCCGTTCATTAGTTCCTCCTGAAAAAAAGTACTACTTTTTTAATTCCAAAATACGTGGTTCTTTAAGGGATTTTCCGTCTTCGTACCTAGTTTCCATGATGACGATTTCTCCCTCACGGATGGCCGCCACAAAACCTTCGTTTCGGCCGATCTTTGAGTTCTTAACTACAGTGTAAACAGTGCCATCTGGATCTCTCACCATGGCACGGGGCTTTTTAACATCCCACAAAATTCCTACGATTTGTAAACGCTCAAGTTCCCAACGTTGTAACGGCTCAAGAACTTCTTGTTGTTTTACAGAGCTATCTGCTGACACTGTCGTTGTTGGACGTGCCGTGCGGAAAACTTTGAAAGGATCTCTTTTGCCAGTTGGGTCATAAAAATAATCATCCTTAGGGATGAACTGCTGGGCCGGAGCCGCCGTTGCACCATCACCCACGGGCGCATCCATTCCTTGTGGAGGAGCTGGCACTTGCGAAGGCATAGATTCCGCAGGTGGCTGGGGAACGGGCTCTTGGGTTGGAGCAGGTCCGCCACCTGGAGTCGGAGCTTGTGCTGGAGGAGGCGTCGCTGATTCTGGAGTTGGTGGGACCAAGTCTTTAGCATCTGGCTTGCCAGGAACTTGAGTCGCTTCCATTTCTTTTAAAAACTCAGCAGGCAAATCCCCACTTGCAGGCGCATTGCCCTGGGAATAAGCCGGGGTCATAAACTTCATGCTGACTGCGAAGGCCGCCCACAGTCCCAATGATGCAACTAGTATGTAAGATACAACCCATCTTAAAGACTTCACTGTGGAGTCTCCGTGCCTTCAGGTTTCTTTTTTTCTTCAGGAGCAAGTTTGTATCCTACTACCTGACCTTCAAACTTAATACGTTTTGAATTCGGCTCTGGCTCTGAAATGACAATGTTTTTTACCCGAGCCATTCTTTCTGCTGTTGAAACCAAGAAAGTAAATTGTGCAAGTTCGGCGTAAGAGCCCTCAAGACTGACTTCCACCGGAACTTCTTCAACTACTTCCTTTTTGATGTTTTCACTAGGTTTCTTTGATTTTACACTGACGCCAGAGTTACGAGCAAAATCATCGATCGCTTTATTGATATCAATCGAGAATAAAACGGACGGAAGACGGCGCGAGATTTCTTGGTACTTCGCACTTAACTGTCCTACTTTTTCTTGCATCTCTTGAACTTGCTTTAATGTCGCGTCGGTGTCTTTTTTCTTATTTTCTTCTTCTTGGAGTTGTTGAGCAATGGTAGCAATTTGTTCATCAACAGCTGTACCGTCATCATAAACAGCATACCAATACAATCCAGTTAGTACTAAACCGATGAATAGGACCTTATTAAATGGTTGAGCTGCGAGTTGATCGAAGAATTTATTCATTCTGCTCTCTCCAATACACAGCTGATTT
This is a stretch of genomic DNA from Bdellovibrio reynosensis. It encodes these proteins:
- a CDS encoding cupin domain-containing protein translates to MMITRWQAPIVPTKQQVQMILESEGLEPYEEVYEPSIKIQDHRHPFAEVRVVVSGEMIFNISGNQFVLRPGDRVEIPANTKHSHMAQGNQNCICVCAHRAI
- a CDS encoding replication-associated recombination protein A translates to MDLFSASNAALSSSPLSEILRPKNLDEIIGQEKTLGAHSKLGQMLRKGYLPSLIIWGPPGTGKTTFALALSQHFNAHFENINAVEAGAKVLREVGEAGKDRRLQFQQKTVLFVDEIHRFNKAQQDVLLPFVEKGDLVLVGATTENPSYELNRALLSRCRVVIFERLSEEDLSKIVIRAENHYKKPLESVLTKEAIDNLLEYSDGDARRLINSLEIIYTYTKDAEEGERLDRNEMRELLQQNPLGYDKSSEMHYDLISAFIKSVRGSDPDAAVYYLARMLDGGEDPIFIARRLIILASEDIGNADPRGITVATSGLQAVEAIGLPEGAITLAQVTTYLASCPKSNASYMSLNKARELVEKTRTLPVPLHLRSSKTALSKELGYGKDYRYPHNYPTGWVEQGYLPEEIQGAQLYEPTNRGFEKNIKDYLSWMKNK
- the pilQ gene encoding type IV pilus secretin PilQ, with the translated sequence MNGFIRLVILSAMIASLTSCASRPVEDDLSLDGAESTEEVAAADSETSEGSEDFSDFEESDVDKQAQTEQAPAEPQQAQGDQDLAVEEEVNQAGVEQPADVPPPTEQAAAEPPPPEPTQEAAPTEDPFADSGIADNEPTPPAEPVQTETIPSPVQETSPQVAAPTGAPANITDLQFKANESGGTIIVQADKPLSYTTRTNPELRQYIIEVNNAILPDRLKRSLNTRDIKGSVGAIDAYQNPGSNTARFVIQLREGVGEPAVQTEGNSLLVVASGGSSSDVASQEPQAVQGAEVDGESQILPSQNLTEFLAGNNKFYGKKISLETNNMDIRDALNFITEESGVNMVISEDVKGAVSLKLRQVPWDQALVVIMKAKKLGYTRQGNVLRIAPQTDLRAEEDDATKMAQARKNIEPLKVRMFPVSYARVEELEKKIKDFLGDRGRVVGDARTNALVVTDIEENLERAAKLIASLDTQPPQVLIEGKIVEAKESFTRNIGVNWGASGSPIKLGSTARGPVNMNPSFNVNPGANTPGNLNFNLAVGTLDVFGTLQAALSLSESEEQVKIISAPRIMTMTNERADINQTTEVPVRQVTQNGTATQETFQFKPLTLRLEVTPQVTADGSVIMKVLVNRQFRGADVSSAGQGAFAVNSREANTRVLVKNGQTAVIGGIYQSDATDGETGVPWFRELPFVSYLFKTKNISKEKSELLIFLTPRIVGQLDTGVTAAPNTQDF
- a CDS encoding pilus assembly protein PilP is translated as MKSLRWVVSYILVASLGLWAAFAVSMKFMTPAYSQGNAPASGDLPAEFLKEMEATQVPGKPDAKDLVPPTPESATPPPAQAPTPGGGPAPTQEPVPQPPAESMPSQVPAPPQGMDAPVGDGATAAPAQQFIPKDDYFYDPTGKRDPFKVFRTARPTTTVSADSSVKQQEVLEPLQRWELERLQIVGILWDVKKPRAMVRDPDGTVYTVVKNSKIGRNEGFVAAIREGEIVIMETRYEDGKSLKEPRILELKK
- a CDS encoding type IV pilus inner membrane component PilO gives rise to the protein MNKFFDQLAAQPFNKVLFIGLVLTGLYWYAVYDDGTAVDEQIATIAQQLQEEENKKKDTDATLKQVQEMQEKVGQLSAKYQEISRRLPSVLFSIDINKAIDDFARNSGVSVKSKKPSENIKKEVVEEVPVEVSLEGSYAELAQFTFLVSTAERMARVKNIVISEPEPNSKRIKFEGQVVGYKLAPEEKKKPEGTETPQ